The following are encoded in a window of Salmo trutta chromosome 9, fSalTru1.1, whole genome shotgun sequence genomic DNA:
- the plbd2 gene encoding putative phospholipase B-like 2 produces the protein MADRRTQMSVTTEKMFMFLCVFYLSWTSVRAEIHSAVLDKQTGQLSLEEGFRDDYVAWANFTDDIKNSGWAYLEVTTSGRYNDSIQAYAAGAVEAAVTSQLIYKHWMNTLMGYCGPFTFESGFCQRLKDYITSNLQWVSQQIEEHPHCPYWHQVRLALLQLKGLEDGYNDQLSFPRGPFTLNPFGFLLFQMGGDLEDLEGALNKSSHSRTLGSGSCSALIKLLPGNKDLLVSHDTWNIYQAMLRILKKYQFAYRVSPTDSDMIPGGTQAFSSYPGSIFSGDDFYILSTGLVTLETTIGNSNPALWKFVQPTGAVMEWLRNIVANRLATTGKAWAEIFSKHNSGTYNNQWMIVDYRHFTPGMTETKEQLFTVLEQIPGLVVHSDKTQELLQKGYWSSYNIPYYEEVFNASGCRQLVEQFGPWFSLDMNPRAQIFRRNQSHVTDMDSMVRLMRYNNFKEDPLSRCEGCDPPANGENTISARSDLNQANGTYPFGALKQRPHGGTDMKVTSYGLWREFGFLAASGPTWDQVPAFQWSSSPYSDLMHMGHPDTWAFTPIHVTWST, from the exons ATGGCTGACAGGCGCACACAGATGTCAGTAACAACAGAGAAGATGTTTATGTTTttatgtgttttttatttatcATGGACGTCTGTTCGGGCCGAGATTCATTCTGCAGTTCTCGATAAACAAACTGGCCAGCTGTCCTTGGAGGAGGGGTTCCGAGACGACTATGTAGCCTGGGCGAACTTTACCGACGACATCAAGAACTCGGG CTGGGCATATCTGGAAGTGACCACTAGCGGACGCTATAATGATAGCATCCAGGCGTATGCTGCCGGGGCCGTTGAGGCTGCAGTCACCTCCCAG CTGATCTATAAGCACTGGATGAACACTCTTATGGGGTACTGCGGCCCGTTTACCTTCGAGTCGGGATTCTGCCAGAGACTGAAGGATTACATCACTTCCAACCTGCAGTGGGTCAGTCAGCAGATAGAGGAGCATCCACACTGTCCCTACTGGCACCAG GTGCGGTTGGCGTTGCTGCAGCTGAAAGGTCTGGAGGACGGCTACAATGATCAGCTGTCATTTCCCAGAGGCCCTTTCACTCTCAACCCCTTCGGCTTCCT ACTTTTCCAGATGGGAGGAGACCTAGAGGATCTTGAGGGGGCCCTAAACAAATCCAGCCATTCACGGACTCTTGGCTCCGGCTCCTGCTCCGCCCTCATCAAGCTGTTGCCTGGCAACAAGGATCTACTGGTGTCTCATGATACCTGGAACATCTACCAGGCCATGCTGCGCATCCTAAAGAAGTACCAGTTTGCCTACCGTGTCTCTCCTACag ACAGTGATATGATTCCTGGTGGAACCCAGGCGTTCTCTTCCTATCCAGGCTCCATCTTCTCTGGAGATGACTTCTACATCCTTAGCACTGGGCTG GTTACTCTGGAGACCACCATCGGCAACAGTAACCCCGCCCTCTGGAAGTTTGTTCAACCAACCGGAGCAGTGATGGAGTGGCTGAGGAACATCGTAGCCAATCGGCTGGCTACAACTGGCAAGGCGTGGGCAGAGATTTTCAGCAAACACAACAGCGGAAC gtATAATAACCAGTGgatgatagtggactacaggcaTTTCACTCCAGGGATGACAGAGACTAAGGAGCAGCTGTTTACTGTACTGGAGCAGATCCC tgggcTAGTTGTTCACTCTGATAAAACCCAGGAATTGCTGCAGAAAGGCTACTGGTCTAGTTACAACATCCC GTACTATGAGGAGGTGTTTAATGCCAGCGGCTGTAGACAACTGGTAGAGCAGTTTGGTCCGTGGTTTTCTCTGGACATGAATCCTCGAGCCCAGATCTTCAGAAGGAACCAATCACACGTCACAGACATGGACTCCATGGTCCGCCTCATGAG GTATAATAACTTTAAGGAGGACCCATTGTCACGGTGCGAGGGCTGCGACCCGCCTGCTAACGGGGAGAACACCATCTCGGCCCGCTCCGACCTGAACCAGGCTAACGGGACATATCCCTTTGGAGCGCTGAAGCAGAGACCACATGGTGGAACGGATATGAAG GTGACGTCTTATGGGCTGTGGCGTGAGTTTGGGTTCTTGGCAGCGAGTGGACCCACGTGGGACCAGGTACCTGCTTTCCAGTGGAGTTCCTCTCCCTACTCAGATCTGATGCACATGGGACACCCCGACACCTGGGCTTTCACACCTATACACGTCACATGGTCTACCTAA
- the rbm19 gene encoding putative RNA-binding protein 19 yields MSRLIVKNLPNGMKEERFKEMFAAFGTLTDCGLKFTKEGKFRKFGFVGFKTEEHADKALKHFNKSFVDTSRVTVEMCKSFGDPTKARAWSKHSRGPATAPRENNKEKKKKESPSILGKLEDDEGFQEFVSVHQNRNQVSTWANDTLPQSAAPETGQGRSQEKKPASDDYLNFDESDEEEEEEEENQGADKEALKSGLSDMEYLRSKVAQTEGAAVEENNDDEDEDAEDEPAAVQQTDGAYESRDRDCIQRATAPASSLDQNQGKPSKPGKQQETEPTPEFTVKLRGCPFNVKEQQVREFMTPLKPAAIRIIKNATGNKTGYIYVDMRSEEEVEKALKKNKDYMGGRYIEVFRTSVKGEGRAVRREKGSERSFTRELKDDEEEEDVAESGRLFIRNLPYTCTEEELQDLFSKHGPLAEVVFPIDNLTKKPKGYAFVSYMIPENAVTALAQLDGHIFQGRMLHLLPSTLKKEKADSAHSGPGSSSYKRQKDAKNKASSTSSHNWNTLFLGTSAVADAIAEKYNTTKSQVLDHESKGSVAVRMALGETQIVQETRQFLLDNHVCLDSFSQAAGPRSMSVFLVKNLPAGVTVENLEELFSPHGTLGRVLLPPAGLTAIIEYLEPTEAKQAFTRLAYSKFQHVPLYLEWAPTGVFSAAMPSKTLTPDPGPTTNSSAQEEEEEEEEALGSTLFIKNLNFTTTEETLHETFSKCGTLKTCTISKKKDKTGQLLSMGYGFVTYRTQKAAEKAIRQLQHCSVDDHQLELKVSERATKSAIVSRKKQAERKQTSSKILVRNVPFQATVREIRELFCTFGELKTVRLPKKASGTGTGPHRGFGFVDFLTKQDAKKAFSALCHSTHLYGRRLVLEWADAEDTVETLRRKTAEHFHEIPKKKRKAEVMEGIMETMEAAGTEDD; encoded by the exons ATGTCGAGATTAATCGTCAAAAACCTTCCAAACGGG ATGAAGGAGGAGCGGTTCAAGGAGATGTTTGCCGCCTTCGGAACCTTGACAGACTGCGGCCTGAAGTTCACCAAGGAGGGCAAGTTCCGCAAGTTCGGATTTGTGGGCTTCAAGACTGAGGAGCATGCGGACAAGGCGCTGAAGCATTTCAATAAAAGCTTTGTGGACACGTCCAGAGTAACG GTGGAGATGTGTAAGTCGTTTGGGGACCccactaaggccagagcctggaGTAAACACTCCCgtggcccagccacagccccCAGGGAGAATAACAAG gagaagaagaaaaaggaaTCCCCCAGTATTCTAGGCAAA ctgGAGGATGACGAGGGTTTCCAGGAGTTTGTGTCGGTGCATCAGAACCGCAACCAGGTGTCTACCTGGGCCAACGACACTCTACCCCAATCAGCAGCCCCCGAGACCGGACAGGGGAGGAGTCAGGAGAAGAAGCCTGCCTCCGATGATTACCTTAACTTTGACGAgtcagatgaggaggaggaggaggaggaggaaaatcaGG GTGCTGATAAGGAGGCTCTGAAGTCTGGCCTGTCTGATATGGAGTACCTGCGCTCCAAAGTGGCACAGACAGAGGGTGCTGCTGTGGAGGAGAACAATGACGATGAGGATGAAGATGCGGAAGACGAGCCTGCCGCTGTGCAGCAGACAGATGGTGCCTATGAGAGTAGGGACAGAGACTGTATCCAGAGGGCCACCGCACCAGCCTCTTCACTGGATCAAAACCAGGGCAAACCCAGCAAGCCTGGCAAACAGCAGGAG aCTGAGCCCACCCCTGAGTTCACAGTGAAACTGAGAGGATGTCCTTTCAATGTCAAAGAG CAACAAGTACGAGAGTTCATGACTCCTCTGAAGCCTGCAGCCATTCGAATCATCAAGAATGCCACTGGCAACAAAACCGGGTATATATATGTGGACATGCGGTCAGAAGAGGAGGTTGAAAAGGCTCTGAAGAAGAACAAAGATTACATGG GGGGGCGCTATATTGAGGTTTTTCGGACGAGTGTGAAGGGTGAGGGGCGCGCAGTGAGGCGGGAGAAAGGGAGCGAGAGGAGCTTCACCAGGGAGCTGAAGGAcgatgaggaagaggaagatgttGCAGAGTCAGGAAGACTCTTCATAAGGAACCTGCCCTACACTTGTACAGAAGAGGAGCTCCAAGACCTATTCTCCAAGCacg GTCCTCTGGCTGAAGTGGTTTTCCCCATTGACAATCTGACCAAGAAGCCTAAAGGATATGCCTTCGTCTCTTACATGATCCCTGAGAATGCAGTGACAGCACTGGCTCAGCTAGATGGACACATATTCCAG ggcaggATGCTGCACCTGCTTCCATCCACTCTGAAGAAGGAAAAGGCTGACTCCGCCCACTCTGGCCCAGGCTCCTCCTCCTACAAACGGCAGAAAGATGCCAAGAACAAAGCCAGTAGTACCAG CTCCCATAACTGGAACACCCTGTTTCTGGGCACCAGTGCTGTTGCAGATGCTATCGCTGAAAAATACAACACCACCAAGAGCCAAGTCCTGGACCAT GAGTCTAAGGGGAGTGTAGCAGTGAGGATGGCTTTAGGAGAGACTCAAATTGTCCAGGAGACTCGACAGTTCCTGTTGGACAACCACGTTTGTCTGGACTCCTTCAGTCAG gcGGCAGGGCCTCGTAGCATGTCTGTGTTCCTGGTGAAGAATCTTCCAGCGGGAGTGACGGTGGAGAACTTGGAGGAACTGTTCTCGCCGCATGGCACCCTGGGTAGAGTGCTGCTGCCGCCTGCAGGCTTGACTGCCATCATAGAATACCTGGAACCCACTGAGGCCAAACAAGCCTTCACTAGACTGGCATacagcaag TTCCAGCATGTCCCCTTATATTTGGAGTGGGCCCCTACGGGAGTATTCTCAGCAGCCATGCCTAGCAAGACACTTACACCAGATCCGGGGCCCACCACCAATTCCTCAgcacaggaggaagaggaggaggaggaggaagcacTGGGATCCACCCTCTTCATCAAGAACCTCAACTTCACCACAACAGAGGAGACATTGCATGAG ACATTCTCCAAATGTGGCACATTGAAGACCTGCACGATCTCCAAGAAAAAAGACAAGACCG GTCAGCTGTTGTCCATGGGGTATGGCTTTGTCACCTATCGGACGCAGAAGGCAGCAGAGAAGGCCATAAGGCAGCTTCAG cACTGCAGTGTGGATGACCACCAGTTGGAGTTGAAAGTGTCTGAGAGAGCCACCAA GTCTGCAATAGTGTCTCGTAAGAAGCAGGCAGAGAGGAAACAGACCAGCTCTAAGATCCTTGTACGCAATGTCCCCTTCCAGGCCACAGTCAGGGAGATACGAGAGCTCTtctg CACGTTTGGGGAGCTGAAGACTGTTCGCCTGCCGAAGAAAGCGTCTGGTACCGGCACGGGTCCTCACCGCGGGTTTGGCTTTGTAGACTTCCTCACCAAACAGGATGCAAAG AAAGCGTTCTCAGCACTGTGCCACAGCACCCATCTGTATGGGCGGCGGCTGGTTCTAGAGTGGGCCGACGCTGAAGACACTGTGGAGACGCTACGCAGGAAAACAGCAGAACATTTCCATG aAATTCCTAAGAAGAAGCGGAAGGCCGAGGTGATGGAGGGTATTATGGAGACGATGGAGGCCGCGGGGACAGAGGATGACTGA